DNA from Streptomyces luteogriseus:
GGCGGCCCCAGTTGAGGACGACCTTCATCGGCTCGGGGGCGAGGCGGGCCAGGGCGCCCAGCCGCTTGGGCTCGGGCAGCAGGACAGGCTCGGACACCGAGGGGTTCACGTCCATGCCAGGACGCCCTTCTTGTAGGCGTAGAGCAGGCCGACGGCCAGGAAGCCGAGGAAGATGAACATCTCGACCAGGGTCGCCGCGCCGTAACCGGGGGCGGCGAAGACGGTCGCCCAGGGGAACAGGAAGATCGAGTCGACGGCGAAGATCACGTAGAGGAAGGCGTAGACGTAGTAGCGGACCTGGGTGTGGGCCCAGCCCTCACCGACCGGGTCGACGCCGCACTCGTACGTCAGGAGCTTCTCGGGGGTGGGGACCACGGGCCGCAGCAGGCGGCCGGCCCCGAAGGCGACGGCGACGAACAGCACGCCGACGACGGCGAGCAGTCCGACGACCGAGTAGGACTGGAAGTAGTCCGCCGCGACGACGGTCGTGGTGACGACGGTCGGTTCCGGCACGTCCGTCCCTCGCTCCCTGAAACTCGGACCTGGATCCTGCGACGATGCTGCGGCTCACGGGGCGCCGCCGTTCGACGATCTGTACGCACGGGAGTCTAGGCCCTGATAAAGGCAGGGTAAGCAGCCCGTCATGGGCCATGCACGCGAGGGTGGGGTTTTCCTCAGGTGATCCTGGCGGCCCACCTCATGGCGCCGTCGCCCGCCGCCGGGCACGCTAACGCATATGACCCAACGCATCCCGTCCCAGGGGACGACGGCGGCCCGGGGGGCCGCCGGGCAGGACGACCGTCCGCCGCCGGCCCGGCTCGCCTACGACCGGCACACCTGGAAAGAGATCGCGCACCTGCTGGCCAACCTTCCGGTCGCGCTGCTCGGTTTCACCTATGTCGTGACGGTGTTCTCCACCGGTCTCGGACTGACCGTCACGGTGATCGGGTTCCCGCTCCTCGCGGCCGGACTCGTGGGGGCGCGGCAGTTGGGCAGGCTGGAGCGGGCACGGGCCCGGGCGCTGCTCGGGGTGCGGATCGAGGAGCCGAGCCGGCTGCGGATGCGGGGCGGGGGCGGCTTCTTCCCGCGGTTGTGGATGCAGCTGAAGGATCCGGTGGGCTGGCGCACGGCCCTGTACGAGTTCGTCCGGCTGCCGTGGGGTGTGCTGACGTTCACGGTCACACTGGCCTCGCTGTTCGTGCTGTGGCCGGTGCTGCCGTTCATCGCGCGGGGGCTGACCAACGCCGACAGGGCCATGGTGCGCGGGCTGCTGTCACCCTCCGACGAGCTGGAGCGGCGGATCGCCGAGCTGGAGTCGGACCGGGGGGTCGTGGTGGACACGGCCGCGGCGGACCTGCGACGCATCGAGCGGGATCTGCACGACGGGGCGCAGGCACGGCTGGTGAATCTGGCCATGGGACTGGGCCTGGCCAAGGAGAAGGTGCTGGAGGATCCCGACGCGGCGGCGGCGATGGTCGAGGAGGCGCACGGCGAGGTGAAGCTGGCGCTCCAGGAGTTGCGGGATCTGGCGCGCGGCATCCATCCGGCGGTCCTGACCGACCGTGGTCTGGACGCGGCCCTGTCCTCGGTCGCCTCGCGCTGCACGGTCCCGGTGAAGGTGACGGTCGATCTCCCGGAGCGGCCGGCCGCGGCCATCGAGGGCATCGCCTACTTCACGGTCTCGGAGCTGCTGCAGAACGTCAGCAAGCACAGCCGGGCGAAGTCCGCCTCGGTGGATGTGTGGCGGACCGACACACGGCTGCTCATCCAGGTGTGGGACGACGGGCACGGGGGCGCGAGCCTCGACGGCGGTACGGGGATGAAGGGCCTGGCGGAGCGGCTGGACGCCGTCGACGGGCTGTTCGTCCTGGAGTCGCCGGAGGGCGGCCCGACGACGGTCACGGCGGAACTGCCGTGGCGTGACCGGTCCGGGGCCGCGGGATAGAGGCCACGGGACAGAGACCACGGGACAGAGACCCGCGAGGCAGAGGCCACTGGGCAGGGGCCCCGGGGCAAAGACCGCGAGGCAAAGGCCCCTGGACAGAGACCGCGAGGCAGAAACCCCCGGATAGAGGCCCCCGGATAGAGGCCCCCGGATAGAGGCCCCGAGGCAGAGGCCCCCGGGGGGGTAGGGAAAACCCCCCGTCCAAGACGCCGACGGACTCCATGGTCCGCCGACCTGCGGCGGAGCAGGGTGGAGGTACGAGAGCACAGCCGCGGGACGAGGAGAAGGACGACGCCGATGGCCACGGAGTACGGACAGGGATACGGGCTCGACAGCGGGTCGGGCTTCCCGGGGAGCACCGAACGGCGCCACCGGCTGCCGGCCGTGCTGCGGGCGCCGGTCGAGGGCCGCACCTGGCGGGAGCTCACCCATGTGCTGCTCAGCCTGCCGATCAGCATCCTGCTGTTCACCTACGCGGTCACGATGGTGTCGCTGGGGGCGGGACTGCTGGTCACGTTCCTGGGTGTGCCGGTGCTTGCGGCGGCGCTCGCCGGGTGCCGCGGCTTCGGGGCGCTGGAGCGGACGCGTGCGCGGGGGCTGCTGGGCCTGGAGGTGGCCGAGCCGGAGCCGCTGCGGATGCGGAAGCCGGGCGCGATGGCGTGGATGGGGGCCGTCCTCAAGAGCGGCGCGTCGTGGCGGGCCCTGCTGTACGCGGTGCTGCAGCTGCCCTGGTCGGTGTTCTCGTTCGTGGTGGCCGTGAACGTGTGGGTGCTGGGCTGGGCGCTGCTGACGTACCCGCTGTGGTTCTGGGTGTTCCCGGTGTACGCGGGCCAGGAGGGGGTTCAGCTGTACGGCGACGAGGCGCACCGCATCTATCTGGACAACCCCTTCGAGATCACGGTGACCGCGTTGGTGGGGCTGCTGGTCACGATCGCCACGCCGTGGATCGTGCGGGCGCTGACGATGGTGGACCGGCTGATGGTGCACGGGCTGCTCGGGCCGTCGCGGCTGGTCTCGCGGGTGGTGGAGCTGGAGTCGGACCGGGGGGTCGTGGTCGACACGGCCGCGGCCGACCTGCGGCGCATCGAGCGGGATCTGCACGACGGGGCGCAGGCCCGGCTGGTGGCGCTGGCCATGGACCTGGGGCTGGCGAAGGAGAAGCTCCAGGAGGATCCGCGGGCGGCCGCGCGGATGGTGGACGAGGCGCACGGTGAGGTGAAGACGGCTCTCCAGGAACTGCGGGACCTGGCCCGGGGGATCCATCCGGCGGTCCTGACGG
Protein-coding regions in this window:
- a CDS encoding NADH-quinone oxidoreductase subunit A codes for the protein MPEPTVVTTTVVAADYFQSYSVVGLLAVVGVLFVAVAFGAGRLLRPVVPTPEKLLTYECGVDPVGEGWAHTQVRYYVYAFLYVIFAVDSIFLFPWATVFAAPGYGAATLVEMFIFLGFLAVGLLYAYKKGVLAWT
- a CDS encoding sensor histidine kinase; its protein translation is MTQRIPSQGTTAARGAAGQDDRPPPARLAYDRHTWKEIAHLLANLPVALLGFTYVVTVFSTGLGLTVTVIGFPLLAAGLVGARQLGRLERARARALLGVRIEEPSRLRMRGGGGFFPRLWMQLKDPVGWRTALYEFVRLPWGVLTFTVTLASLFVLWPVLPFIARGLTNADRAMVRGLLSPSDELERRIAELESDRGVVVDTAAADLRRIERDLHDGAQARLVNLAMGLGLAKEKVLEDPDAAAAMVEEAHGEVKLALQELRDLARGIHPAVLTDRGLDAALSSVASRCTVPVKVTVDLPERPAAAIEGIAYFTVSELLQNVSKHSRAKSASVDVWRTDTRLLIQVWDDGHGGASLDGGTGMKGLAERLDAVDGLFVLESPEGGPTTVTAELPWRDRSGAAG
- a CDS encoding sensor histidine kinase; this translates as MATEYGQGYGLDSGSGFPGSTERRHRLPAVLRAPVEGRTWRELTHVLLSLPISILLFTYAVTMVSLGAGLLVTFLGVPVLAAALAGCRGFGALERTRARGLLGLEVAEPEPLRMRKPGAMAWMGAVLKSGASWRALLYAVLQLPWSVFSFVVAVNVWVLGWALLTYPLWFWVFPVYAGQEGVQLYGDEAHRIYLDNPFEITVTALVGLLVTIATPWIVRALTMVDRLMVHGLLGPSRLVSRVVELESDRGVVVDTAAADLRRIERDLHDGAQARLVALAMDLGLAKEKLQEDPRAAARMVDEAHGEVKTALQELRDLARGIHPAVLTDRGLDAALSAVASRCTVPVQVEVDLAERPAPAIEGIAYFTVSELLQNVSKHARATWAGVEVWRTENRLMLQVVDNGVGGADVSQGSGLAGLADRLDAVDGILVVDSPAGGPTRVTAELPWRGEHVR